The following is a genomic window from Dryobates pubescens isolate bDryPub1 chromosome 29, bDryPub1.pri, whole genome shotgun sequence.
GGGCGGCTGTGCTCCCCCCAGCTCCGGGCCGGGGGCGGCTCTGCTCCCCCCGCTCCGGGCCGGGGGcggctctgctccccccagctccgggccgggggcggctctgctccccccgctccgggccggggccggctctgctccccccagctccgggccgggggcggctctgctccccccgctccgggccgggggcggctctgctccccccagctccgggccgggggcggctctgctccccccgctccgggccgggggcggctctgctccccctgctccaggcCGGGGGCGGCTCTGCTCCCCCCGCTCCGGGCCGGGGgcggctctgctccccctgctccgGGCCGGGGGCGGCTCTCTTCCCCCCGCTCCGGGCCGGGGGCGGCTCTGCTCCCCCCGCTCCGGGCCGGGGGCGGCTGTGCTCCGGGCTGGGGgcggctctgctcccccagctccggGCCGGCGgcggctctgctcccccccgctccgggccgggggcggctctgctcccccccGCTCCGGGCCGGGGGCGGCTCTGCTCCCCGCGCTCCGGGCCGGGGGCGGCTCTGCTCCCCCCGCTCCGGGCCGGGGGCGGCTCTGCTCCCCCCGCTCCGGGCCGGGGGCGGCTCTGCTCCCCCCGCTCCGGGCCGGGGGCGGCTCTGCTCCCCCCGCTCCGGGCCGGGGgcggctctgctccccctgctccgggccgggggcggctctgctcccccagctccggGCCGGGGGCGGCTCTGCTCCCCCCGCTCCGGGCCGGGGGCGGCTCTCTTCCCCCCGCTCCGGGCTGGGGGCGGCTCTGCTCCCCCCGCTCCGGGCCGGGGgcggctctgctccccctgctccgGGCCGGGGGCGGCTCTCTTCCCCCCGCTCCGGGCCGGGGgcggctctgctcccccagctccggGCCGGGGGCGGCTCTGCTCCCCCCGCTCCGGGCCGGGGGCGGCTCTCTTCCCCCCGCTCCGGGCCGGGGGCGGCTCTCTTCCCCCCTGCTCCGGGCCGGGGGCGGCTCTCTTCCCCCCCGCTCCGGGCCGGGGgcggctctgctccccctgctccgggccgggggcggctctgctccccccgctccgggccgggggcggctctgctcccccccGCTCCGGGCCGGCTCTGCTCCCCCCGCTCCGGGCTGGGGACGGCTCTGCTCCCCCCGCTCCGGGCCGGGGGCGGCTCTGCTCCCCCCGCTCCGGGCCGGGGGCGGCTCTGCTCCCCCCGCTCCGGGCTGGGGGCGGCTCTGCTCCCCCCGCTCCGGGCCGGGGACGGCTCTGCTCCCCCCGCTCCGGGCTGGGGACGGCTCTGCTCCCCCCGCTCCGGGCCGGGGGCGgctctcttctcctgctctgggcCAGCTCTGTTACCTTGCTCTGGGTTGAGGGAAGCCAGCCAAGAGGAGCAGAGCCCTCGCCGGGGCTTGCTGAGCCTGGTCTTGTACTGCACCACTGCCATGAGGATCTGGATCCGGTCAGGGAGAGCCTGTGTGCAGACAGAAGccatcagcctggagaggacaccagcacagctctgctgggagagcccagtgcctcctccagggaccaagcctgtgcccagctcctgccagggcaccTGCAGCGTTTGTCCTAGCCAGGTGttcctgggcacagcaggcagcaggccctCACCCAAAAGCTTTCCAGAGGGCCAAGGGCAATGCTTTGGGAGTGctctgcacagctggcagcagccacaggctgcccaaccCAAGGCACCCCCCCAGAGGGCCAatgccagctcagcctgggctgccaaGCCATCAGGGCCAGATcccactgccacctcctggcagcagcaggcagcagcactcaccacagccacagcacccaggcacgcccccagcccctggggcaccacctcccactgctcccagtgacctctgcagcagcctgggccagcctcagcacctgcagggggCAAGCAGCCTAGctgagaggctggcacagcccagggctcacatccagcaggctgggctggtgcaGGCTCCCCGTGGAGCATGCTTCAGGTGGGATGCTCAGAGCATGGCTCACTCTGTCCCATCCCACCCCCTTCCTGTCTCCATCCTCATCCTGCCCCATCCCAATCTCATCCTGCCCCatcccatctccatcctgtggCCATcctcatcccaccccatccaTATCCTCTTCTCATTCTGCTCACACCCTTCTCCCTGTTCCCATCCTGCCCCCATCCACTTCCCATCCTTTCACCATCCTCACCTCCTCTCCACCCCCGtcccacacagcctgggcatGCTCAGTGTGCACAGCGCTGggagccagccctggccctggcaggcCCTGGGCTCAGAGCCCGGCAGGGGCGGCAGGCCCTGGGCTCAGAGCCCGGCAGGGGCGGCGGGCCCTCGGCTCACAGCCCGGCAGGGGCGGCGGGCCCTGGGCTCACGGCCCGGCAGGGGCGGCAGGGCCTGGGCTCACGGCCCGGCAGGGGCGGCAGGCCCTGGGCTCACGGCCCGGCAGGGGCGGCAGGCCCTGGGCTCACGGCCCGGCAGGGGCGGCAGGCCCTGGGCTCACGGCCCTGGGCTCAGAGCCCGGCAGGGGCGGCAGGCCCTCGGCTCACAGCCCGGCAGGGGCGGCGGGCCCTGGGCTCACGGCCCGGCAGGGGCGGCAGGCCCTGGGCTCACGGCCCGGCAGGGGCGGCGGGCCCTGGGCTCACGGCCCGGCAGGGGCGGCGGGCCCTGGGCTCACGGCCCGGCAGGGGCGGCAGGCCCTGGGCTCACGGCCCGGCAGGGGCGGCAGGCCCTGGGCTCAGAGCCCGGCAGGGGCGGCAGGCCCTGGGCTCAGAGCCCGGCAGGGGCGGCAGGCCCTGGGCTCAGAGCCCGGCAGGGGCGGCAGGCCCTGGGCTCAGAGCCCGGCAGGGGCGGCGGGCCCTCGGCTCACGGCCCGGCAGGGGCGGCGGGCCCTGGGCTCACGGCCCGGCAGGGGCGGCGGGCCCTGGGCTCACGGCCCGGCAGGGGCGGCGGGCCCTGGGCTCACGGCCCGGCAGGGGCGGCGGGCCCTGGGCTCACGGCCCGGCAGGGGCGGCAGGGCCTGGGCTCACGGCCCGGCAGGGGCGGCGGGCCCTGGGCTCGCGGCCCGGCAGGGGCGGCGGGCCCTGGGCTCACAGCCCGGCAGGGGCGGCAGGCCCTCGGCTCACAGCCCGGCAGGGGCGGCAGGCCCTCGGCTCACAGCCCGGCAGGGGCGGCAGGCCCTGGGCTCACAGCCCGGCAGGGGCGGCAGGCCCTGGGCTCACAGCCTGGCAAGGGGCGGCAGGCCCTGGGCTCACAGCCCGGCAGGGGTGGCGGGCCCTGGGCTCGCGGCCCGGCAGGGGCGGCAGGCCCTGGGCTCACGGCCCGGCAGGGGCGGCAGGCCCTGGGCTCACGGCCCGGCAGGGGCGGCGGGCCCTGGGCTCACGGCCCGGCAGGGGCGGCGGGCCCTGGGCTCAGAGCCCGGCAGGGGCGGCAGGCCCTCATCCTTACCAGCATGGAGGAGGCAATGGAGAAGGCCCTGGGTCTGATGCGTGGGATGAGGTCCAGCAGGTAGTCAGGAGGGATGGCACAGGAGGTGTGAGGGAAGTCCCAGAGGAcctgcagggcaagggcagctcagaacatccctgcctgctcctcagggtgccacccagcccccagctgcctctgagcaccctctgccctgtgccactgctcagccccacagcccccaaacagctgcagctgctttgaaaCACCAGGGGAAATCCACCTcagaaaggggaggaggagatcaAATACCACAGGCAAGAGCAGATCAGGGGCAAAGCCTGCCTGGGACAGCAccatggcacagccctgggcactgcctgggtgccctgcagcttggcacagcccctgagcactgcctgggtgccctgcagcatggcacagccctcacagagcactgcctgggtgccctgcagcttggcacagcccctgagcactgcctgggtgccctgcagcatggcacagccctcacagagcactgcctgggtgccctgcagcatggcactgccctgagcactgcctgggtgccctgcagcttggcactgccctcccagagcagggaggcctcgctgccagcctcacctccagggTGGTCCTTCGGGGCCTGTTGCAGTAGCTGTagagctcctcctggccctgtgctgagctgagctcctgcagcttctccctctccaggGGGTGAgtggagaggcaggagaggagctggaagaaggagCGCCGCGGCACGCAGGCCAGGTCCAGGTGGTGTGTGAGCAGCTGCctgatgctgcagggctggggcagcagggcaggcagggctgtacCTGGGGggtgaggcagggcacagctcagggccAGCCCCGGGGCCGGCTGCCCCCAcgctgccccccccagcccggggcagTGGAGCCACCTGCAGccgctgcagcactgctgcccccaCGGTCACCActgcttcctgccctgcccagctgcctttgcacccccagggctgcagcagaggcactgcCCTTGCCTTGGGACAAAGCCTTCCCCACACACAGtgcagtgccagcctgccctgggcttctgctcctctcccccagctgtggggagagcctgaGTGGCCCTTGGGCCTGCCAGGCAAAGCTCCCAGCACTGACAGAGCATGGGGGGGATGGGCACTCAGGAGACAGGAGGgaaccctcccccagcccccccagaagggaaccctcccccccagccccctcccgggAGGGaaagcctcccccagccccccagcaccgtgggatggtttgggggggaagggacctacagaacttctccagtccaagccccaccAAAGGGCtatctgcagccagggcaggctgctcagagccacagccagcctgacctgggatggtgccaggcagggggcagctcccagctctctgggcagcctggcacaggctctcagcaccctcaaacatttctcccttctccccagtctgaatctccctcaaACCTTCAgcccatcctgtccccacagcccctgctcagaagtctgtccccagctctctgcttagcccctgaagcactgcaaggccaccagaaggtctccctggagccttctcctctccaggctgcccaaccccaactctctcagcctggcctcccagcagagggcttccagccctgccagcactgctgtggcctcctctggccctgctgcagcaggtccctggctgtgctgagggctccagagctgcacacagcagcagcagtggctgcagggccACAAAGAGCTCCAGGGgatttctccagctgctggtgctggtttgtggctgcagaagcacctgcagcagatccctggaGCTCAGAGTGGGAGACCTGCAAGCCTCAGGCAAGGAAGCACAGGCTTCCCAGcttgggtgctggggctggggaggctgcaggatcCTCCacaccctgtgctgggggctacAAGGACACAAGGCTTGGGtgcagcctgggcactgctgcactCCTCCCACGAgtcagcctggccctgcagggggatccacaggcacagagcactgggagggcaggagagctcccaTCCTCctaggcaggcagctgcctgcagccactgcccaggccaagcagagctgcaggccgggctcagggctgctgcagcccagcaggcaggggagggagcagcaggcaggacctACCAGGCTCTGTGGGCTTCAGCACAAAGAGTCtgtctggctgcaggcagagcagctggcagaactGCTGCACATCCTCAGGGCTGTTCTGGGGCTGGATCATCACCACGTCCCCCGCAGAGAACctgtgggggcagcaggggccaggggcagccatggggcacagcacctccagccccagccagaggccacagctcaggcaagctgctgccagtgccactaatcacagaaccacagcaggtCAGGgcctagaagggacctctggagatcagggagttcaagccccctgcccaagcagggtcagccaaggcagggcacacaggaacacagccggGGGGGcctggaaaggctgcagagaaggagactccacagcccctccgggcagcctgctccagggctctgccaccctcacagcacacagacttcctcaagttgaggtggagcttcctgggctccagtttgtatccactgccccttgtcctaccccaggacaccactgaagagaACCTGGCCCctgcttgacacccacccctcacacACCTGTAACCACCACTAAGATGCCCTCtttggctgctcctctccaggctaacagccccagggctctcagcctctcctcaccacacAGGTTCCAggctctccagcaccctcacagcctcccttggacactctccagcacatccctgcccctcttgaactgggggagcccagaactggacacagtgctccagctgtgatcTCAGCAGGGCAAGAGCTGGGCCATGGGCAGGACTCACACTGCCACACGCCCCTGGCTTTGCCATggagagcacagcccagcaggaccACACACAGGGCTGAGGTCTCAGCACTGAAGCAGGGCAGTGAGAGGAAGGCAGGCACAGGACAGCCCACCCCtagcccccccaggcagctgagggcagtcacagtgctcccagcccaccctcagcccccccaggcagctgggggcagtcaggcagtgctcccagcagaccCCCAGCCCACCTCCAGCCCACGCCAGCCCCCCAGCCGAGCTCACGTGATGGCCGAGCCGGCAATGTCGAACTCGATGAGCCTCACGTCCTGGAAGTGAGCCTCCGCGGTCAGCCTGCGGTTGGTGAGGAGGCGCGCCGCCAGGGGGCGCTGCTCGCCGGGCGCCGCCGGGGGGCGCCGCTCGCCGGGCGCCGCCGGGGGGCGCTGCTCGGCCTCGGGCAGGTAGTGCAGCGCGTAGCGCGGCGGCAGGCTGCGGGGCAGAGCCGTGCGGTCACTGCCCTGCCGCGGGCCGGGGCGGCCCTGAGGCCTCTCCTGATGGCAgcaccctctgcccctgctgcctgcggcTGGCCCTGGGCAAGGGAAGGCAATGGGCCACggaaggggctgggctgggttgggagggagctccaaagggcatccaggccaagccctgcaggcagcagggacatcctccacccgagcaggctgcccagagctctgtccagcctcaccttcagtgtctccagggaggaggcctcaagcacctccctgggcatcctgctgcagtgtgccagcagcctcctggcaaAGAGGACCGCCAGGAGGAAAtgccaggctccagagcaggcagggggaggctggctGGGCACACATGcttggcagctctgcccagggcagcaggaacCCTGCCAGGGCACCTGCCACACACCCCCAGGGGACAAAGGGGACACTCCACCCAGAGGTATGAGCCATGCATGGACGAAGCCCAAGAGACACCTGGGACACCAGCAGCTTTGTGGGGAGGGCTCCTGGGCAAAGCAGAGGTCCCCACCCTCAGAACAGGCAAGGCAGCTTGGCAcctcccagcaggcagccccagcaggcctGGCCACCCTCTGCACTCACCAGACATCTGGGCTGATGATCTCAAGGCCAGGGGGGAGAGGGTACAAGGCAAGGACCTTGTCCCATAAGGCCAGGAGCCACGGATCAATCACTGCATCTGGTCTGCAAGGGGCAAATTCAGGTGGCAGTGGTGCAGCACCAGACCCTCAGGGctgaagctctgctgcccccaggcccAGACAATGCTGGGCCGGCCCTGGGCAACCACCTCTGCACCCCCTGCAGTGCACAGTTGCTCCACATCATTTCCTTCCAGCCTCAGGTCTGCACACGTGTCCCAGGCACCCCAAGCAGGCAGCCCCTCGGGGGCCCAGCCacaccaaccccaacccccctgctggcagccaccacccctccagccatgcacagccacagcaaggcagctttggctggcacacagctgtgtgacacagctgtcccctgctggggcagagccaggagatCCTGGCACATGCTGGGGGTTGTGGGACCCCCTGGAGagggggcagagagcagcaggaggctgctggctgtggtgggagcagcaggctgctgtccccagggtgaaggacacccagccctgccctcaggagggcacccccagagctctcccccctgccccctcccctgggctcttACCCCAAGTCGTGCTGGTCATCTCCCAGTGCCACTGGCAGCAGAGGGTTGCCCCCAAGCTGTAGCAGACGTTTGTGCAGCTTCTTTGCAATGAAGTTAAacctgggaggagagaagggcagctgcagggggcagggctgctccagcagccccacaggagctggctacatgagccagcacctgggcactgcccagcctgtgcctggggcagcagctggctgccactTGCTGGCCCACacaggctgtgtccagctcccaGAAGGCACTCAGAGAGCTCCAGTTTCTCCTCAGGGCAGCTTGTGTCCCAGTCAGACAAACACTTCCTTCCCTCTAGCCCCTCACTGTCCCAGGCAGCTCAGGCACACTCCTATCCCTCCCACTATGgcttctgggcacagaggaacaatCCCTAGGGAGAGACCTGGGCCCAACAGGGCTGGCTGCCACCTAAAGCTGTGTACCTCATGTGTCCTGCTGGCTTGGTGCACTGAAGCTGCTGGGACTTGGGACAGAGAGTGGAATGGATCTACCTGGGAAACAAtgtccctggcactgctcaAAGCATCTGCTTGAGGAGACCAGGAGGACAGAAGCAGGCAGaagcccagctcctggaggcTGGCAAGGACATGATGATGATGAGGATCAACAGGATGATGACCTTCAGAAGTGCCTcccaagccctgctctgtgccactggCTGGCAGGGGGAGGAATCAGCTCCCacgtgaggagctgcagctctgttcaGGCAGGCTCCCTCTCCCCTTACCCACCTTGGGGGTcttgcctgcagccagaggggtgagagcagctggcaggagcaggcagggggctgcagagctgcttacTTGGGGTAGGAGGAGTCGCCGAGGCCCAGCACGGCGTAgtccagctggcagagggaggagggggaaaggctcTTCCGGAACAGGAACCTCCAGAAcgtctgcaggggcagggctgggagtcagctgctgccagcaagctgcccacagccccctgctcccccactcaccagctccctcctgccctctgctgggtCTGCAGGGGTGACCCCAGGAAGAAGCCACCACTGCTACCTGCCTCTGTGAGCCCCCTGctagccctgcagggctcctgtgccagcagggcctctctcagctgtggggcagctgacagctcctgtgtccctccactgctgctgctccaaagCTCCCCCCTCCAAAACCCACCACTGCTTAAGCTGCATCAAGAGACAAACccaggccctggagcagggctgtgagagCAAGGTGGAGAGGAGCATGTTCTACCTTCATGTTGTCAGGAGGGTCACCCTGGCCAGTGGTTGCACAGACAAACACCACCAGTGGCTCATTGATGAGGTTGGCCTGTGGGCACAAAGATGGAAAGGCAAATTCAGGCCAGCAGTCTACAAACACATGTCCTGACTGTCCCAGCACGTTTGCTAGCACCACATCACGTTCACAGACTGGCCACACTCAGAACAAAACCTGCAGCCCTGCGtggcacagcctcctctgtGGCATCTGCTGCCCACACGCTGCCTGCAGCATCAGCTCCTTGGTGCTCCACACCTTGCAGGGTCTGGCTGAGCATCTCTCACCCAACACAGACTCTAGGCCAA
Proteins encoded in this region:
- the NDOR1 gene encoding NADPH-dependent diflavin oxidoreductase 1 codes for the protein MAERKVLVLFGSQTGTAEDAAERIGREAKRRHFQCRVEALDSYDVANLINEPLVVFVCATTGQGDPPDNMKTFWRFLFRKSLSPSSLCQLDYAVLGLGDSSYPKFNFIAKKLHKRLLQLGGNPLLPVALGDDQHDLGPDAVIDPWLLALWDKVLALYPLPPGLEIISPDVCLPPRYALHYLPEAEQRPPAAPGERRPPAAPGEQRPLAARLLTNRRLTAEAHFQDVRLIEFDIAGSAITFSAGDVVMIQPQNSPEDVQQFCQLLCLQPDRLFVLKPTEPGTALPALLPQPCSIRQLLTHHLDLACVPRRSFFQLLSCLSTHPLEREKLQELSSAQGQEELYSYCNRPRRTTLEVLWDFPHTSCAIPPDYLLDLIPRIRPRAFSIASSMLALPDRIQILMAVVQYKTRLSKPRRGLCSSWLASLNPEQGDVWVPLWVKKGGLKFPADPDTPVVMIGPGTGVAPFRAAIQERVAQGRRGNFLFFGCRQRSKDFYCREDWEELVAKGFLTLFTAFSRDQEEKVYVQHRIREQRRLVWELLNCRGAHLYLAGNAKQMPGAVAEALQWVLQVEGGLSASQAEEYLAALERSQRFQSETWS